From Taeniopygia guttata chromosome 3, bTaeGut7.mat, whole genome shotgun sequence:
GAGCAGGAAACTTGCTGGAGGCAATATtgtattttgctatttttttggGCCACAGGTCTGACTTTGGCAACGCTACTCGTGTTTTGTTGCCCCTGGATTGTGATCAGCTCATTTAACTCCCTGTTGTGAATGGTCATTATTCTACTGTGCAGGCCTAAGTTATTGTACTTTTAGTGAAGAACTGGTTATAATTCACTTTTTTAATGACTGCTGTAATCCCAGTGGGAGGATTTTTCCTCTCAAAACCTTTAATTTGTTTAAAGGATGAAAATATATGGCCTAGTGCAGGTTTCGTTTGTGACAGTGATCATGTTGCTCAGTTTCTTGTTGCAggttgatttttaaataaattgtacTATGATTTGTTTAAAAGCAAACTAAAATGTGACTTAAACAGCATGACATTGAAGGAAGGGTTTCTCTTCACAGAAAGGGGTGATGGGGCATTGGAGTGgagtgcccagggaggtggtgcagTTGCCATCCCTggagttaagaaaaaaattgatgtAGCACCCAGTGCCATGGTCCAGTTGGCAAGGTCAGTTGGCAGGGCGTTAGGTCAAAGGCTGGGCTTGATAAtttcaaaggtcttttccaacccaggTGATTCTGTGAATGTGTTACTCTGCTTCACAACAATTCTACCAGCATTACAGGACAAGTTAGATACAAAAATGTATGTTGAGCTTTTACTAGTGAAACacccttttttgttgttgttatatCATATCAAAGCACAGCAATACCTAAAGAAACAGGAAATTATATTATTGTGTTTCTGCCGTCTAAGAATGTGGTCTGAAATTGTACTTCTCTTCCATTGAATGAAAAGCAATATTCTTGGGCTGATGTTGCTTATCCATGGATGAAACTAACAAGATCATTACAAGAAAATCATTACAATCCTTTGTACTTTGAGGTCTGTAACTTTcaatacatttttgttttacttgCTTCTTTTTGAGAAGCACCGGTCCTTGTGAATCTTTTCTGATTTTATCAGTTTTCTGTTTCACCTGTGCCCAGCAGCCTTTTGTTCATATGTAGTGTCTCTGTCATCCTTTTTTCTTGCAGGCCAATTCAAAGACAAACTAATTTTAAATAACCTTAAGACTCTTATTTCTTCCATTAGGGGGATAGTCTATACTGGGGTGCCAACCACAGGTTCTCCATAGGTTTAAACATTCTACAAAGAcatagagaaattaaaaatagagaaaataaataaataaagtctGTAACTGTCTTCAGAAGTTCATCCAAATTTCATGCAAATTCTGATTCAATACCCATTGACTTCATGAATCTAATCTGAAGCCTACTATGGGCTGGGTTCATGTCAAAGCAAGCAGGGCGTGGGGAAGCTTAAAGCTAACATTGGTGACACACCTGGTAGAAAAATACCAGAAATGCgatttgtttcttctcttcaCTGCAGTTGTGCAAACATGCTGACCTCAGTGTTTGATGGGGGACAAGCTGTCATGGTGCTCAGGAAAAAAGACTTCTTTGTAAAGATTCCAGAATTCATTTTCTCAATTATCAGAATATTGAAAACCTAGTAATTCATCAAAGCAAAGAGATACAGATAGCTGTGAATATCTTATGGactgatcagaaaaaaaaaaaaatgttatataCATTctaaattattgaaaaaataaatgagtcACTGTGGCCTACTGCCACCAATATTCTTATGGCACAAAGCTGCAAAAATTGCaaggtttaatttttcatttaatgcaaAATATCTTGCATTGCAAATATTTAACACACTGCTACATTTTtgtatgtatttgtatttttatagaCTTTTCAGTGAGCATAAACCTGTGTTCTGAATTTGGAGACTTGAGAAGTACTAATTTTAgaagtataaaaatattaagttaaaaaatattaaggtAGTGCTCAAGTTTAAATAAATGCTGTGAATAAAGGACTACTTATAGTAATTTACTAAGCAGAAGACATTTGTCTTGCTTCATTGAAAAGAGTAGTATTTAGCTTAAATACTATGACATATGTTGTTCAAGTTTTGTTCctgatttattatttctttttaatcccATGGTCATGTGCCTAAAGGACTTTTTATTTTGCAACCAGAGCAGCAAAGGGTAGAGAGAGAGTGTGTGTGGAGTAccttaaaacaaattaatgggAGTAAGAGCTGAAGCAGGTTTCTCTAGAGAAACAGACACTTCAAGAAGAATCCTTATCGCTTCTGGGTGGTTAACATATAAATGTTTTAATGACTATGTGCTCCTGACCTCCTTCTAATGGAGAGGAACAGCTCAACATGGATGATATAAATCAATATGTTGATGTCACTATGTCACTATGTTAGATAAAATGTATGGAAGGATTACTAGGCCTAGGAAGAGCAAATTAAGAGATGTGGCTAGTATTTAAAGGATAAGCAATCTACTCCCTGTTTTACAATAGCTTCCATTATCATTTgttctatgaaaaatatttatgcaatTCAGATTGGTTCAGAATTAAGTGTTACAGTagttctctcttctcttctatTAGGTATCCAAGGCTGCAGCAGATTTATTGGCATATTGTGATGCACACATTGGAGAAGATCCCCTTATTATTCCTGTACCTGCATCTGAAAATCCCTTTAGGGAGAAGAAACTCTTTTGTACTATCCTTTGAGTcagttttcaattaaaaatgtCATCTGCTAAAACTTGGTATCAGTGTTGCATGCTTTTAgcaatttttcttcaaatgtcAATACTTACCCCATAACTACAATATTTTTGGAAGGTAGTGCAATTTTGGCtaaaaaaacaccctaaaataaagaaaaaaaaaaaaaaaaagaacaattcaAGCTAATGCTTATCTTTCAGAGCAATGTACAAGTTTAATTTCAGTTCTTCATAAATATTCTTTTGGTCTTGGTGAAAATACCAAGTACAGTATCAAATTGTAGATATCTTTGCCAGTAATTGATTTTCCTGGGATCTAAATGAGTCATATCAATTCTTGAAGCTATTTTTaacattcttattttctttggaaGGTGAATTCAATTCAATTGCCTTTACAAATTTCTATCTAAAGAGAGTAGTGTGACCTTTTCCTCAAGTAGCACTATTGAGGAAAATATTCCAGTGATTTAGTGTTTAGAATGATTGGTCTTATACAGTAAGTGGTGTctgtaaatatgttttc
This genomic window contains:
- the GNG4 gene encoding guanine nucleotide-binding protein G(I)/G(S)/G(O) subunit gamma-4, encoding MKELVSNSTTSISQARKAVEQLKMEAYMDRIKVSKAAADLLAYCDAHIGEDPLIIPVPASENPFREKKLFCTIL